From Carettochelys insculpta isolate YL-2023 chromosome 3, ASM3395843v1, whole genome shotgun sequence, a single genomic window includes:
- the LOC142011040 gene encoding NACHT, LRR and PYD domains-containing protein 3-like, with product MTETCQDILLTILEELVEGQQKKFKWKLNDIELKKGYANIPRGQLEKADATDMVGLLVSYYQEEYAVEVVINVLNQINDKDLAEKLRRKSAEVWKTRCVAVSPPDVDHRANYVAFVKEKFRRVKDYNSRPGEWVSLEDRYTKLFIVKKQHQVEDKEHELLSRGKRHMEIMRKPNSFEDHHVNVENLFDTLLDGTITRKVILQGIAGIGKTATVGKIMYDWSSGRLYQDRFDYIFHWSCRELNQITGKLSLAQLILQNWGHPKPELGEILSCPHKVLFIIDGFDELRFPEDCDKSKSLFCDLDTLHSTSAALIESLLSSKSLSEACLLITTRPLAVEMLEAQMKADLWVEIMGFLEEDRKEFFKKFFKDEEKAAIAYSQIQENDVVFTMCFIPLICWIVCTTLSLQLRDSEEVVQNVNTTTQIFTYFVVTLLQSHGRSQTSTQNLFHNLGSLAYDGVRGQKVLFDESTLRKCNLEVSKGPSTFLTELLQGDIFVETIYSFVHLTVQELFAALFTFWNKKAALELLEEALMEKKSHLIITVRFLFGLNNDKSLKPLKKYYETDMGISKDELLKWTKKALLICQEQEKQSRFLLELLHCLFEIQDEKFVISALEEVKELVFQENNLGQDDQQVILYCMQHAREFRRVKLSSLKERHMSKLLPLLRKCRQINLSASGISLCTLHEVYAHLLQRLTMTKLHVAYEEEDGIYFAVEASCEGDPCTITLDNLPEDAAVAICDRIIPVHPGIVTLDVNGIKGGEAFVNGLKNSLLDSACRLESVGFNIENPRLKAFQDICQHLATHHRPRRFLLFRRYDGDEIHFGYLAKDEEKSGNRFQKKKKNEKRENEAQNKWFPWPFLIRKMREKQKEDSIAVLTCLPEEHFLNLTMWVTSTFTPLALYLDENSIDDERMKTLCENLNSAQYQLQSLSLRSNNITQESIANICSLFFCNVAISLDLQGNPVGDESVKILAACLKSKACSLEKLSLSSAALTEGCVPAIISLFSKKNTLICLDLSFNDLGDGGVKVLCCALKDKERHLEKLILENNDITNNSEQELIQLIKTTASLKYLCLDNNNFSSSAKARIYSAWEKYHKEEEEEVAEH from the exons ATGACAGAAACGTGCCAAGACATCCTGCTGACGATCTTGGAGGAGCTGGTAGAGGGGCAGCAAAAGAAGTTTAAATGGAAACTTAATGACATTGAACTAAAGAAGGGCTATGCAAACATTCCCAGGGGACAGCTGGAGAAAGCCGATGCCACCGACATGGTTGGTCTGCTGGTGAGTTACTACCAAGAGGAGTATGCTGTGGAGGTGGTGATAAACGTTTTGAATCAAATCAATGATAAGGATCTGGCTGAAAAGTTGCGAAGAAAGTCAGCTGAAG TGTGGAAAACAAGATGTGTTGCTGTAAGCCCCCCTGATGTGG accacCGAGCAAACTATGTGGCTTTTGTGAAGGAAAAATTTCGACGAGTGAAGGATTATAATTCCAGGCCTGGAGAATGGGTGTCTTTGGAAGATCGCTACACAAAGCTCTTTATAGTGAAAAAACAGCATCAGGTAGAAGATAAAGAGCATGAGCTCCTGTCTAGAGGGAAAAGACATATGGAGATCATGAGGAAGCCAAACAGCTTTGAGGACCACCATGTTAATGTGGAAAATCTTTTTGACACATTGTTGGATGGCACAATAACCAGAAAAGTGATCTTACAAGGAATCGCAGGGATTGGGAAAACTGCTACTGTGGGCAAAATTATGTATGACTGGTCATCTGGGAGGCTTTACCAGGACAGAtttgattatatttttcattGGAGCTGCAGGGAACTGAACCAAATAACAGGAAAACTGAGCCTAGCTCAGTTGATTTTACAAAACTGGGGACATCCAAAACCAGAGTTAGGGGAAATTTTGTCGTGCCCACACAAAGTCTTGTTCATCATCGATGGCTTTGATGAACTCAGGTTTCCTGAGGATTGTGATAAAAGTAAAAGCTTATTCTGTGATTTGGACACGCTTCACTCAACATCAGCCGCTTTGATAGAAAGCCTTCTCAGCAGCAAGAGCCTTTCAGAAGCGTGCCTTCTTATCACAACCAGGCCCTTGGCTGTAGAAATGTTGGAGGCCCAAATGAAAGCTGACCTGTGGGTGGAGATCATGGGCTTCTTGGAGGAAGACAGAAAGGAGTTTTTCAAGAAGTTCTTCAAAGATGAAGAGAAAGCAGCCATTGCCTACAGTCAAATCCAAGAAAATGATGTCGTGTTCACCATGTGTTTCATCCCCCTCATCTGCTGGATAGTCTGTACAACCTTGAGCCTTCAGCTGAGGGATAGTGAAGAAGTAGTTCAGAATGTGAACACAACCACCCAAATATTTACCTATTTTGTGGTCACTTTACTGCAGTCCCATGGTCGCTCACAGACCTCCACACAAAACCTTTTTCATAATCTTGGATCATTGGCGTATGACGGTGTGAGGGGCCAGAAAGTGTTGTTTGATGAAAGCACCCTGAGAAAGTGTAACTTGGAGGTGTCCAAAGGTCCATCAACTTTTCTTACAGAATTACTGCAGGGCGACATTTTTGTGGAAACCATCTATAGCTTCGTCCATTTGACTGTGCAGGAGCTCTTTGCTGCTTTGTTCACTTTCTGGAACAAGAAGGCAGCTTTGGAGCTCTTGGAAGAAGCCTTGATGGAGAAGAAAAGCCATTTGATCATAACCGTTCGCTTTCTGTTTGGACTGAACAATGATAAGTCATTAAAGCCCTTGAAAAAATACTATGAAACTGACATGGGCATCTCAAAGGATGAGCTGCTGAAATGGACTAAGAAGGCGCTCCTTATTTGCCAGGAGCAGGAAAAGCAGAGCCGTTTCCTCTTGGAGCTGTTGCATTGTTTGTTTGAAATTCAGGATGAGAAGTTTGTCAtaagtgctttggaggaggtCAAGGAATTGGTCTTCCAGGAGAACAATTTAGGGCAGGATGACCAACAAGTGATACTGTACTGCATGCAGCATGCCAGGGAATTCAGGCGGGTGAAACTGAGCAGTCTGAAAGAGAGACACATGAGCAAACTGCTTCCATTGCTAAGGAAATGCAGACAGATAAA TTTGAGTGCCTCTGGGATCTCACTGTGTACGCTACACGAGGTGTATGCTCATCTTTTACAAAGGCTTACAATGACCAAACTGCATGTGGCATATGAAGAAGAAGATGGAATCTACTTTGCAGTGGAAGCAAGCTGTGAAGGGGACCCTTGCAC AATAACTTTAGATAATCTTCCTGAAGATGCTGCTGTTGCAATTTGTGACCGTATCATTCCAGTTCACCCCGGCATAGTCACCCTTGATGTGAATGGGATTAAGGGAGGGGAAGCATTCGTAAATGGCctgaagaacagtcttctggactcagCCTGCAGACTGGAATCAGTGGG CTTCAACATTGAAAACCCAAGACTGAAGGCATTCCAGGACATCTGCCAACATCTGGCTACTCACCATAGGCCGAGACGATTCCTCTTATTCCGAAGGTATGATGGGGATGAAATACACTTCGGATATTTGGCAAAGGATGAGGAGAAGAGTGGCAACAG attccaaaagaaaaagaagaatgagAAGAGAGAGAATGAGGCACAGAACAAGTGGTTTCCATGGCCATTTTTAATaaggaaaatgagagaaaaaCAGAAGGAAGACAGCAT TGCTGTCCTCACCTGTCTCCCTGAAGAGCATTTTCTTAACCTGACCATGTGGGTCACCTCCACATTCACTCCTCTAGCCCTGTACCTGGATGAAAATTCCATTGATGATGAGCGGATGAAAACACTATGTGAAAATCTGAACAGTGCGCAATATCAGCTTCAGTCACTGAG CCTTCGCTCTAACAACATAACCCAAGAGAGCATTGCTAACATCTGCTCACTGTTCTTCTGCAACGTGGCCATCTCCTTGGACTTGCAGGGCAATCCCGTGGGGGATGAAAGCGTCAAAATACTTGCAGCATGCTTGAAGAGTAAAGCCTGCAGCCTAGAAAAACTGAG TTTATCAAGTGCTGCCCTCACAGAAGGCTGCGTCCCTGCCATCATCTCTCTTTTCTCCAAGAAGAACACCCTGATATGTCTTGATCTGAGCTTTAATGACCTTGGAGATGGTGGAGTGAAAGTCTTGTGCTGTGCCCTGAAAGATAAGGAAAGACATCTTGAGAAGCTAAT CCTTGAAAACAATGACATCACTAACAACAGTGAGCAGGAGCTCATCCAACTCATTAAAACTACAGCATCTCTGAAATACCTGTGCTTGGATAATAATAATTTCTCCTCCTCCGCCAAAGCCCGCATCTATAGCGCATGGGAAaagtatcataaggaggaggaggaggaggtggcggaACACTGA